ACGAGCACCACCTCACCGGGCTGGACCTGCCCCTTGGTCACCACGGCCCGATACGCCGTCAACCCGGCCAGGGGCAGTGCGGCCGCCTGCTCGAAATGCAGCCCGGCCGGTTTGGGGAAGACATTCTCCAGGGGCACGACGATCAGTTCGGCAAAGGTCCCGTGATCGGGCATGCCGAGAATCCGGAACCGTTCTCCCTGAACACGTTCATTCCGGCCCCAATCGAGACTCGGGTTGATGATCACATCTTGCCCAATCCGGAGCCCCTCGACTCCGTCTCCCAACCCTGCAACCTGCCCGGCACCGTCGGAACCGAGAATCGCGGGCAAGGTCACATTCGGGTACATGTTCCGCGAAATCCAGAGATCGCGGTGGTTCAGCGCCGCCGCCCGGAGCCGGATGACGACCTCGCCGGGACCGGGGGATGGGTCGGGCACCTCTTCAAGGTGGAAGTGCTCAATCGACCCAAACTCTCGGAGGACCATCGCCTTCATCTGCTCCCTCCCGACCTCAAAGAACCGCGCAGCCTGCTCACAAATCCGGCTTTGCGAGAACGACACCCCTTCAGCCTACGCCGTTTTGGACTCCCGGCTCAAGTGCCGCGGAACCTGGCAGCTACGACAGCAACCACCAGGTGGCACCATGTCCGAGCAAATTCCGATCCAATCGGCAGTTCGGTCCATCGACAAACCGAACCGACTGACAACGGTGCCATCGGGCCGTCACGACCGACGAGTTGTTCGCGCGCCCCAAACAACCAAGGCACCCGAGCGCAGACCCATCAGGAAACCGCTCACCCACCCCTCGATCTGGTTGCTCCCAACAGGAAGTTGGACGAGGGGATTCAAGTTCGTTCTCGATTGACTCCGACAACCTTGACAGATAAGATCCTGTATTGCCAGGGTTCGCGATGTTCCACATCTCCCTGGTCGAGGAAACTCGCATGATTCGAGGCGATCGGAAACGGGATCGTGGCTGGATCGGCCTGGGCATTCTGCTCGGGTTGATGATCGGTGGTTTGCCGACCGTCGACGTTTGCCCGTTGCCAGCCGGCGCCCGTTCGACGCATCACTGCGAGCCGTTGCCGGAGCCTGAGCCGTCAAAGCACCACTGCTGTCACACTGTTCCAGGGGTTCCGAACGCCCTTCCCACCCGATCAGCGGTGCCGGTTCCCGTCTCCCCAGCGGCTGACGGACACTGTCGGACGCGAACCAACTCCTGTTGCTGCGTGACGAACGTCGCGCAACCGGTGGTCGATCGCTCGGTTCGTTCCAGCATTTCGCGCGATCAGTCCCGCACATCCCACTCCTTCGAGCCGACGCTCACGCTTCCAAGCTCGCCGTCGGCGTCCCTCCTTCTCGCGAGCGGTCTCCCCCGACCGGCTCCATCCTCGGTTCCCCTCATTCTGACGACCTCTCGGTTGCGGAATTAGCAAGGCCTCGCCCCTCGCTCATTGAGGCCGGCGCATTCCGTTCGTTGTTGTTGTCTGGCGTTCTCCATCCGCCCCGTGATCTTCCCTGGTCGCGTTCTTCCAGGGTCGACGGATCGGATCAGGTGCCTCTCTACAACGATCCCTGAACTGCCGCTGCCCCGTGTGTTTGCCAACGCCGACGGGTCGCGAGTGATCGCGCGCCATCCGACCGGGCGCGCCTCGCATCACCGTTCCCTCACGCGACACTCGCCGCCGAGATCGCCGAGCGATTCACCCTTGAACCGAACCGGTTGAGGTGTTGATCGATCGGTGACCGGCCCGCGTCCCGTCTGCGGTCGGAGAGCGTCCATCACGTGCATTTCATGTTCGGAACCGAATTCGACTGATCTTTCCTGAGGAGTTTGAGACCCATGACGCGCCGATCGAATCTGTTCGCCCTGGGTGCCTGGCTTGTTGCCATGGCCCTTGCGGCCGTACCCGCTTCTGCCGACACACCCGCCGCCGCGTGCGCCCTAAATCAAGGGGCAGCGAAGGCTTGCTGCGCCACCGATGTGAAGGTCACGCTTACCTCCACCACTGTCACTGAAGCCAAGGCTTGCTGCGCCGACGCCAAGGCTTGCTGCGCCGAGGCTAAGGCTGCCGAAGCCAAGACCTGCGACGCCTCATGCTGCAAGGATCAAGACGCCTGCAAGGCTTGCTGTGCCGACGCCTGCGCCTCCTGCTGCGACGCCGCAAAGAAGGCCGCTGAAGCCAAGGCTTGCTGCGCCGACGCCAAGGCTTGCTGTGCCGAGGCCAAGGCTTGCTGCGCCGACGCCAAGGCCTGCTGTGCCGAGGCTAAGGCTGCCGAAGCCAAGACCTGCGACGCCTCATGCTGCAAGGATCAAGACGCCTGCAAGGCTTGCTGTGCCGACGCCTGCGCCTCCTGCTGCGACGCCGCAAAGAAGGCCGCTGAAGCCAAGGCTTGCTGCGCCGACGCCAAGGCTTGCTGTGCCGAGGCCAAGGCTTGCTGCGCCGACGCCAAGGCTTGCTGTGCCGAGGCTAAGGCTTGCTGTGCCGACGCCAAGGCCTGCTGCGCTGCAACGAAGGCGTCGTGAGTTAGGTTGAGCCGTCTCGCTTGGGAGCGTGGTTCCCGGACGGTTGGATCAGTCTCACCGTGATCTTCCAATGCCCGGGTGATGGGAGCGCGGGTGGCCGAAGGCCAGGGAATGGGTCCAATCCGCAGTCAACTCGCAACGGAACTTCGAAACCACGCTGAGCCAGAGCAATTACACCACAACCGGCCCGCGATCCTGTTCCCCGGAGGAACGATCGCGGGCCATTCTTGTGAACGCAACGGTCGAGATCAGCAAAGACGTCCGCACCCTCACGCCGTCATGACACAGGCTCTGGGGAGCGAAAGTCCTGCCATGCAGATGCGGGCCACGGGCTTTCTCATGTCATGGTGCAGACATGAGATCGCCCTCTTGGGCATCAGGCACGCTCGCCCATCACGCTCACCGTCACGCGACGACGATGGGGATGGGTCCGATGCTCCCAGAGAAAGATTCCCTGCCAGGTCCCCAGGTCGCAGCGGCCTCGGGCGATCGGAACAGAGAGCGACGTCTGCGTCAGAATCGATCGGACATGAGCCGGCATGTCGTCCGGGCCTTCAAGCGTATGCCGAAAAATCGGATCGCCATCGGGCACCAGGCGGGCCGTGTAGCGCTCCAGGTCAGAGCGGACACTCGGATCGGCGTTCTCGCAAATGATCAGCGAGGCGCTCGTATGATGCACAAACACCGTGCAGAGCCCCTGATCGATGCCAGACTCGGCCACAATTGCCTGGATCTGGTCGGTCAGTTCAACCGTGCCCCGCCCCCTCGTCACAACCTCGATCGAGTCCGAGTGAATCATGGCCGCCATCGCTTTCAATCCCTGCGCGACGCCCTGAAACGCCGTCTGAGTTCAGCCCCGCTGCCGAATCGCCATCGGTCACGGAGCCGGCATCCAATACTGGACTGGCGTTTCAGGGAAGACTCCGAATGAAGTTCCCATCCGGCGGCATGAACCAATGATCCACCGGACGCAGCGTTCTCAACGCGATTCCAGACGATCTGGAAGCGAGCGATCCGCTCAGGAATTCGGCTCTTCGAGACCGGGATCCGCCGGCTCGGTCTCGATCGGGGCCGGTTCATCGGCCGGAGGCTCAATCGTGGTCGGCTCGTCGGCAGGAACCGGCTCGTCGGCAGGAGCGGTCGACTCTCCGCCAGGGGTCGCGACCGCGTCGCCGGGCATACCGCGCATCAGGCCGGAGCGGTCCATTCCACCCATGTCGTCGCCGGGCATTGCCGGAGCGGCGGGCTCAACGGGCGTCATTGCAGGATCATCGCCAGGGCCGGCATCGCAGCCGGTCACGAGCAAAGCGCCGCACAGGGCGAAACCGGTCATCCAGGCAAGTCGAGTCTTCAATGCGGACATCGTGTTGCAGCTCCTGGTTTGAATGCTCAACGAAGGATCGACCACCGCGAATCCCGGAACCAGCCGGGCCTTAGAGCGTTTTTTGATTGCCTGTGAAGGGTCAGGGAAATGGGGACTGGCTCCGAGTCTTCGAGGTGCCTGTCCCCCATTTCCCGGCGAGCCGCTCCGCTCAATCGATAACCACTCTAGGCGGTCGTAAGCGTCTCAAGTCGGGGAGACCGACTCCACACTCTTCTCTCTCCTGTACGCAAACGGCATCCCAATCTGTTGGTTTTCTCGAAGAGGTTCGAAACGGTTCTCGATCGTGCAAGGCCTCTTGATCAAACCCGTCGCCGGGTGCATCAGGTTGCCCAGACGACTCGCGGCCGTCAGAATGCAGACATCTCTACCGACCGACGAATCTGCCACCCCGATCCGTTCGATTCCTCAGCCGCCCTCGCCCTGCCCCGAACCGAACCGAACCGAACCTCGGCGAGGCCGCCACAGGCAACCCCCGGGAGCTCATCGAGCAATGGATTTTCAGAACGTCCGCATCACCTGGCTCGGCCACTCGACCTTTCTCATCACCTCGCCCGAGGGCCAGACCCTGCTGGTTGACCCGTTTCTGGCCAACAACCCGAAATGCCCGAAAACGCTGCACGACGTCAGTTGCGACGCGATCGCCATCACCCACGGCCACGCCGACCACCTGGCCGATGTGTTCTCGGCAGCCAAACGCTGCTCGGGCAAGATCGTCGGCATGTACGATCTGACCGGCTGGCTCGGCTCCAAAGGAATTGATCAATCAAAGCTGCTCGGCATGAACAAAGGGGGCTCCGTCTGCCTCGGCTCGCCGAACATTGCCCTGACGATGACCGACGCACGCCACTCCTCCTCGTGGACCGAGCAGGACGGCACGATCGTCTACCTCGGCGAGGCGGCCGGCTACGTGGCCACCTTTTCCAACGGCTTCAAGCTCTACATCGCCGGCGACACGTGCCTCTTCGGCGATATGTCGTTGATCCGGGAACTTTACGCCCCCGACCTCGCCATCCTTCCCATCGGCGACCACTTCACCATGGACCCCCGCGCCGCCGCCTTCGCCTGCCGTTTGCTCGGCGTCAAGGCGGTGATCCCCTGCCACTACGGCACCTTCCCCCCCCTGATCGGCACCCCCGAGCAGTTGCGGGCCCAGATCGACCACCTCGGCCTTTCGACCGAAGTCTTTGCTCCCGAACCGGGCGAGACGGTGGGCTGAGAAGTATTCCGGTCAGCCTCGGAGGCGATCGACGAACGCCGCGTGCTCAGGGCTGGCCAGGCCGGCTCCGAGCGCCGCAAGCACGGCGTTCAGGTCTCCCCGCAGCAACGCCGAGGGATCCAGCCAGAGGCCAGGGAAAACCGCGCTTCGGAGTCGGCCCTGCTCGTCGGCCGAGATCAGCTCGTAGCGGTCGTCCTGAAGGACTCGCCAGTCAATCGCACCGTCAAGCACGCGCCAGGTGAGGTACTCCCGGACGTTGCTGCGACGATAAACATTGAGCTTGGCGTTCAGATCAAGGCTGACACTGCTGGAGGCGATCTCGACAACCAGTTCCGGAGCGCCTTCGATGTAATCGTCGTCCGAGATCCGGGCCTGGCCCCCTCGGGCGGGGTCGATCATCAAGAGGATATCGGGCTGGGGCTCGTTGTCGAGGTCAAGCCGGACGGTGGCGTTATCAGCGACGAAGACGCCCTGCGTCGCGGCTTCGTAAGTCCCTAGCCAGGTAACAAGGTGGGAGTGGGGGCGCCCATGGTTTCGGAGACGGACGGGGGATCCCATGTAAACGACTCCCTCAATCAGTTCGGCCTTCTTCAGTTCGGGCATCGCATCGTAGCGGCGCTCGAACTCGGCGCGAGTGAGCCGGTCACCATTCTCGAGGGGAGGGAGTGGTCGGACCGATGCCCCGGTCTGGCGATGGCTGGCGGTTGTGCTCGATGCGGAGGCCATGATCGCGGCTCCCCCGGACGGTCGTCCTTCGTGAACGCAGATTCTCCGGCGCAATTGTACCGGCCCGAGGGCGTCGGGGCGAAGACGCCTCCGGGCGGGCGAGAGACCTGCAACGGCCCGGCCCGATCCATCAGCCGGCCGAGCGGCCTGAGGCGGCGGTCGATTCGTCGGCCTCGCCGGTGATGCCCAGATGCTGGACAAGGTCCAGGCAGGCCCGGACGATGCCATCGACGTCGAGGCCGACCTCGGCAAGCTGCTCGTCGCGCTCGGCGTGCATGACAAATCGATCGGGCAAGCCGAGCCGGCGGACGTGCGAGGTGTTCCGACCGGCCTCGTTGGCGGCTTCCAGCACCGCCGAGCCGAAGCCGCCCATCAGGCAGCCTTCCTCAACCGTGAGGACGAAGCCGCATTCATCCAGGGCCTTGAAAACGGTCGCCGTGTCGAGCGGCTTGGCAAAGCGGGCGTTGATGACGCCGATCCGAAGGCCGTGCTCGTTGCGAAGTCGTTCGGCCGCGCGGAGGCAGTCGGGGACCTGGGCACCGAGGGCGAGCAACATCCCATCGGTTTCCCATTCGAGGACCTCGGCCTGGCCCAGCTCGATCGGCTGCGGGTCGCGCTCGACTTCTTCGAGGTTGGCCTTCGGATAGCGGATTGAGACGGGGTGATCGTGTGCCAGGGCCCAGTCGATCATCGGGGCCACGTCTCGGGCATCGCCGGGGGCCATCACAACCATGTTCGGGAAAGGACGCATGTAGGCAAGATCATACGATCCGTGGTGCGTCGGGCCGTCCGAGCCGACCAGGCCCGCGCGGTCCATGCAGAAGACGACCGGCAAGTCCTGAAGGGCGACCTCCTGGAAGATATGGTCATATCCGCGCTGGAGGAAGGTGCTGTAAATGTCCACCACCGGCCGGGCGCCGGCCTTGGCCATGCCGGCGGCGAAGGTGACGGCGTGCGCCTCGCAGATGCCGACGTCGAAGAAGCGGTCGGGGAACGTCTCGCGAATCTTCTGGAGCTTGTTCCCCTCGCACATGGCGGCGGTCAACACGGCAACCTTCGGATCACGGCCGAGGGCCGTGTAGAGCGCGTCGGCCACGGCGTTCGTGTACGCCTTGGTCGAGGAGGTTTTCAAGGGAATGATCCC
The DNA window shown above is from Tautonia rosea and carries:
- a CDS encoding secondary thiamine-phosphate synthase enzyme YjbQ yields the protein MIHSDSIEVVTRGRGTVELTDQIQAIVAESGIDQGLCTVFVHHTSASLIICENADPSVRSDLERYTARLVPDGDPIFRHTLEGPDDMPAHVRSILTQTSLSVPIARGRCDLGTWQGIFLWEHRTHPHRRRVTVSVMGERA
- a CDS encoding metal-dependent hydrolase, which translates into the protein MDFQNVRITWLGHSTFLITSPEGQTLLVDPFLANNPKCPKTLHDVSCDAIAITHGHADHLADVFSAAKRCSGKIVGMYDLTGWLGSKGIDQSKLLGMNKGGSVCLGSPNIALTMTDARHSSSWTEQDGTIVYLGEAAGYVATFSNGFKLYIAGDTCLFGDMSLIRELYAPDLAILPIGDHFTMDPRAAAFACRLLGVKAVIPCHYGTFPPLIGTPEQLRAQIDHLGLSTEVFAPEPGETVG
- a CDS encoding Uma2 family endonuclease, giving the protein MASASSTTASHRQTGASVRPLPPLENGDRLTRAEFERRYDAMPELKKAELIEGVVYMGSPVRLRNHGRPHSHLVTWLGTYEAATQGVFVADNATVRLDLDNEPQPDILLMIDPARGGQARISDDDYIEGAPELVVEIASSSVSLDLNAKLNVYRRSNVREYLTWRVLDGAIDWRVLQDDRYELISADEQGRLRSAVFPGLWLDPSALLRGDLNAVLAALGAGLASPEHAAFVDRLRG
- the dxs gene encoding 1-deoxy-D-xylulose-5-phosphate synthase, which translates into the protein MSTPPSPILPRIQSPADLHRLSEDDLERLASEMREELIGVVGRRSAHFASNLGVVELCLALHLAFDFTRDRLIWDTGHQIYPHKLITGRADQIHSIRTKGGLMGYPNPSESPYDLFMTGHAGCAPSTALGLHAGDIVTGHPDRYSVAVIGDGAFPSGVVYEALNNAAGHSHGKRYLVILNDNKMSICPRVGGIAYYLDKARMTPEYNRANKLVRKLLPSIPLVGDQADRMLQQFKDAVKASFHGGMIFEELGFTYLGPVDGHDLKTLQSYLEKVKAMEGPILLHVLTDKGRGFEPAEKDPVSFHAPAPFQRCEEGIIPLKTSSTKAYTNAVADALYTALGRDPKVAVLTAAMCEGNKLQKIRETFPDRFFDVGICEAHAVTFAAGMAKAGARPVVDIYSTFLQRGYDHIFQEVALQDLPVVFCMDRAGLVGSDGPTHHGSYDLAYMRPFPNMVVMAPGDARDVAPMIDWALAHDHPVSIRYPKANLEEVERDPQPIELGQAEVLEWETDGMLLALGAQVPDCLRAAERLRNEHGLRIGVINARFAKPLDTATVFKALDECGFVLTVEEGCLMGGFGSAVLEAANEAGRNTSHVRRLGLPDRFVMHAERDEQLAEVGLDVDGIVRACLDLVQHLGITGEADESTAASGRSAG